In Euphorbia lathyris chromosome 10, ddEupLath1.1, whole genome shotgun sequence, a single genomic region encodes these proteins:
- the LOC136209048 gene encoding probable protein phosphatase 2C 38: protein MVKPCWRPRVEDDDANGKVEGLLWSKDLGNHFNGEFSMAVIQANYLLEDQTQLESGPLSFSDFGPQGTFIGVYDGHGGPEASRFINQNLFPNFKAMVSEHQEVSENVINKAFSVTEEDFLSLVKKQWLSKPEMASVGSCCLVGVICEGLLYTANAGDSRVVLGRSVRGSRGVTALQLSADHNVNVESTRNELRSLHPYDPHIVVMKHKVWRVKGIIQVARSIGDAYLKKPRFNKEPLQAKYRLSEPFYKPILSSEPSISVHKLKPEDQFLIFASDGLWEHVSNQEAVDIVQNYPRYGIAKRLVKAALKEAAKKREMRFADLSKIERGVRRHFHDDITVVVVFIDSDNIDFSCPVSIRGHGGGGGEDNS, encoded by the exons atgGTTAAACCCTGTTGGAGGCCTAGGGTTGAGGATGATGATGCTAATGGGAAAGTTGAAGGTTTATTATGGTCTAAGGATTTAGGGAATCATTTTAATGGAGAATTTTCAATGGCTGTAATTCAAGCTAATTATTTATTAGAAGATCAAACTCAACTTGAATCAGGACCATTGAGTTTTTCTGATTTTGGTCCTCAAGGGACTTTTATTGGTGTTTATGATGGACATGGAGGACCTGAGGCTTCTAGGTTCATCAATCAAAATCTTTTCCCCAATTTCAAGG CTATGGTGTCTGAGCATCAAGAGGTATCAGAAAATGTAATCAACAAGGCTTTTTCAGTAACGGAAGAGGATTTTCTTTCCCTTGTGAAGAAACAATGGCTGAGTAAACCCGAAATGGCGTCGGTCGGGTCCTGTTGCTTAGTAGGAGTCATATGTGAAGGATTATTATATACCGCGAATGCTGGAGACTCCCGGGTGGTGTTAGGGAGATCCGTAAGAGGAAGTAGAGGAGTTACAGCTTTACAATTGTCCGCGGATCATAATGTCAATGTCGAATCTACGCGAAACGAGCTTCGCTCTCTCCATCCGTATGATCCTCACATTGTTGTCATGAAGCACAAAGTTTGGCGTGTCAAAGGCATCATTCAG GTCGCGAGATCGATCGGAGACGCGTATCTAAAGAAGCCACGTTTCAACAAGGAGCCTCTACAGGCGAAATACAGATTGTCTGAACCTTTTTACAAGCCAATTCTGAGCTCCGAGCCATCAATTTCAGTGCACAAACTCAAACCGGAAGATCAGTTCCTGATATTCGCTTCCGACGGACTATGGGAACATGTTAGCAATCAAGAGGCAGTAGACATTGTGCAGAACTACCCTCGCTAT GGTATTGCCAAGAGACTTGTTAAAGCTGCACTTAAAGAAGCAGCAAAGAAAAGAGAAATGCGGTTCGCAGACTTATCGAAGATCGAACGAGGCGTTAGGAGACATTTTCATGATGATATCACTGTTGTCGTGGTGTTTATTGATTCGGACAACATCGATTTTAGTTGTCCGGTTTCAATTCGAGGCcacggaggaggaggaggagaggatAATTCATAG